One stretch of Sesamum indicum cultivar Zhongzhi No. 13 unplaced genomic scaffold, S_indicum_v1.0 scaffold00310, whole genome shotgun sequence DNA includes these proteins:
- the LOC105180077 gene encoding UDP-glycosyltransferase 89B1-like: MNPNIMFDLNPILAANPSIQTLVFPFPSHHSIPPGVEKLKDLGNHGNIPMINALSKLQGEIIHYLCGGDAESVKPESEMEFQDLLGASSSTWEQAPSLFCLYREVGGGDPSFEVVKAGMAANRLSWASCFNTFEALEGQFLEHLSKKMGHPHVFSVGPLHLFREPNESGCGEERFRVSSEVFSWLDWFDDDYVLHVCFGNQKLLKKAKAEALTLRLEESGVRFIWAARSFMIQQVAHGYGLAPGGFEDRVVGQGLLIKGWAPQMSILSHRVVGGFLSHCGWNSV; encoded by the exons atgaatccaaacattatgtttgATTTGAACCCGATTCTTGCAGCCAATCCCTCTATCCAAACACTGGTTTTCCCGTTTCCATCCCACCATTCAATCCCTCCTGGAGTGGAGAAGCTGAAGGATCTTGGCAACCATGGCAACATACCTATGATAAATGCTCTGAGCAAGCTCCAAGGAGAGATAATCCATTA TCTATGCGGTGGTGATGCTGAGAGCGTAAAACCCGAGAGTGAAATGGAGTTTCAAGATTTACTTGGGGCTTCGAGTTCAACTTGGGAGCAGGCTCCTTCCCTTTTTTGCCTCTACAGGGAGGTAGGAGGAGGGGATCCAAGTTTTGAGGTGGTGAAAGCTGGCATGGCTGCAAATAGGTTGAGTTGGGCGTCCTGTTTCAACACTTTTGAGGCTTTAGAGGGTCAGTTCTTGGAGCATTTGAGTAAGAAAATGGGCCATCCACATGTGTTCAGCGTTGGGCCGCTCCATTTGTTTAGGGAGCCTAATGAATCAGGTTGTGGTGAGGAGAGGTTTCGTGTAAGTAGTGAGGTCTTTTCATGGCTTGATTGGTTCGATGATGACTATGTTTTGCACGTTTGTTTTGGGAATCAAAAGCTGCTCAAGAAGGCCAAGGCAGAGGCACTGACTCTTAGACTTGAAGAGAGTGGAGTTCGGTTCATTTGGGCCGCAAGATCTTTCATGATCCAACAAGTGGCTCACGGGTATGGGTTAGCCCCTGGTGGCTTTGAGGACCGGGTTGTGGGTCAAGGCCTCCTTATTAAGGGATGGGCCCCACAAATGTCAATACTGAGTCATCGAGTTGTGGGTGGGTTCTTGAGTCATTGTGGATGGAACTCGGTATAG
- the LOC105180078 gene encoding uncharacterized protein LOC105180078 has translation MSKQYTKKQALDKSKNISSENEKQHTYNFFSKNRKKIYPIGLQRTCSPLSLSSLSLSLSQNSTDSSLTDPSTPLDQKISFTVQLIAPMQRRDPKAVEHSSSNDSCQEGTRRCNWITKNSDKVYVQFHDECWGAPVYDDNQLFELLAMCGLLMDFNWTEILKRRQLLRQAFAGFDPKNVAKMGEKEISEIASNKELTLAETRARCIVDNAKCITKVAREYGSFGSYMWEYVSFKPMINKFRHPRNVPLRSPKAEVISKDLVRRGFRFVGPVIVYSFMQAAGMTIDHLVGCFRYEECVNLAERPWRHV, from the exons ATGTCCAAACAGTACACCAAGAAACAGGCCCTGGACAAGAGCAAAAACATTTCCAGCGAAAATGAGAAGCAACATACTTATAACTTCTTCTCCAAAAACCGCAAGAAAATTTACCCTATTGGCCTGCAGAGAACTTGCTCGCCTCTTTCGCTGTCTTCATTATCGTTATCTTTGTCTCAGAACTCGACTGATTCTTCGTTAACTGATCCTTCCACCCCGCTCGATCAGAAAATATCGTTCACCGTACAGTTGATAGCACCGATGCAGAGAAGAGACCCCAAAGCTGTTGAGCACAGTAGTTCAAATGATTCTTGTCAGGAGGGTACGAGGAGATGCAACTGGATTACGAAAAACAGTG ATAAAGTATACGTACAATTCCATGATGAATGCTGGGGAGCACCAGTTTACGATGACAA TCAGTTGTTTGAGCTGCTTGCAATGTGTGGACTGCTTATGGATTTCAACTGGACTGAAATCCTGAAAAGAAGACAACTTCTCAG ACAAGCTTTTGCTGGTTTTGATCCCAAGAATGTGGCCAAAATGGGCGAAAAAGAGATCTCTGAGATAGCCTCGAACAAAGAACTAACATTGGCGGAAACCAGAGCTAGGTGCATCGTTGACAATGCAAAATGCATAACAAAG GTTGCAAGAGAATATGGATCATTCGGTAGCTATATGTGGGAATATGTGAGTTTCAAGCCGATGATCAACAAGTTTAGGCATCCAAGAAATGTCCCACTGAGGAGTCCAAAGGCGGAGGTGATCAGCAAGGATCTGGTGAGGCGAGGGTTCCGGTTCGTGGGGCCTGTTATCGTGTATTCATTCATGCAAGCAGCAGGGATGACCATAGATCATCTTGTTGGTTGTTTTAGGTATGAGGAGTGTGTGAATCTAGCAGAAAGGCCATGGAGACATGTTTGA